From the Thermococcus sp. 18S1 genome, one window contains:
- a CDS encoding PEGA domain-containing protein, with amino-acid sequence MKWRTAFIIGIVLISLLGTAHAKASAPQITPEWTYKVNTEVHAIKVGPNGQYVVAGGKNGRIYYFSWDGRPIWDYLTGGFIASLDIAKDGKNIVAAVGYDTNRDGSPEYGKIIYLDDRKHVLWTYTSQTKEFFSSVSAGQDRIYVGSEGKIIRFSYTGSRISTNLVGVDLPEVDTYGNYLVVSHSPWFYRRDDNEYSKLFLFSGTFLKSTREFDDAVVGTAISEKYYAAVTGLHLDPSGKWAGSEDYYVYLYRLSGEFVWRYKLDAPAFDVDIAPTGRVIAVGDTGGNVYVFNENGYLLWKENLGSPVYAVALSQDGNYLAVGTKDGTVALYRVPGVIQILTDPSDARVYLMENGAYTEIGETPMAFTVLPGTYTVKVTREYYHTKVVEVSVSSGDVLKEYISLTLANGTINVYSNVDGAQVVIDGIPVGKTPLLNYTIPAGNHNVTVRADGFCGEYREEVSINSPAPVSVAARLEPCPAKLEINEPSGAEVYVDGTYYGTAPTSISIQPGSYAVVLKKEGKKDYTTTVSLRPGETRELTPDMQIDPVYYGIRVAAGIAVLIVLLILVMTYRKYNFRKSYKELLATIDSVRRENIPEEASEILNGLEGKRTAIEEAYRRGDRGSLSRLREEVAAEVARIKELKGQYRSMKDRISRDIMSLLNQPAAGTPSEGGGSNEK; translated from the coding sequence ATGAAGTGGAGGACGGCTTTCATCATCGGGATCGTTTTGATATCGCTCCTGGGAACGGCTCATGCGAAGGCCTCGGCACCGCAGATAACACCGGAATGGACGTACAAAGTCAATACCGAGGTTCACGCTATCAAAGTGGGACCAAACGGCCAGTACGTGGTAGCTGGAGGCAAGAACGGGAGGATATACTACTTCAGCTGGGATGGGAGGCCGATATGGGACTACCTGACCGGGGGCTTCATAGCGTCCCTTGACATAGCCAAGGATGGCAAGAACATCGTGGCCGCGGTTGGCTACGACACGAACAGGGACGGTTCCCCAGAGTACGGGAAGATAATCTACCTGGACGACAGAAAGCACGTGCTCTGGACATACACTTCGCAGACCAAAGAATTCTTCTCCTCAGTGTCTGCGGGCCAGGACAGGATATACGTCGGGAGCGAGGGGAAGATAATACGCTTCAGCTACACCGGCTCGAGGATATCCACGAACCTCGTAGGCGTTGACCTGCCCGAAGTGGACACCTACGGAAACTACCTGGTGGTGTCGCACTCCCCCTGGTTCTATCGGAGGGACGACAACGAGTACAGCAAACTTTTCCTATTCTCAGGGACGTTTCTGAAGTCCACCAGGGAATTCGACGATGCCGTCGTGGGCACGGCCATATCGGAGAAGTACTACGCCGCTGTGACCGGACTTCACCTTGATCCCAGCGGAAAGTGGGCCGGCTCAGAGGACTACTACGTTTATCTCTACCGGCTCTCTGGAGAGTTCGTGTGGAGGTACAAGCTGGACGCGCCGGCCTTCGACGTTGATATTGCCCCAACGGGCAGGGTAATCGCGGTGGGCGACACGGGAGGGAACGTCTACGTCTTCAACGAGAACGGCTACCTGCTCTGGAAGGAAAACCTTGGTTCTCCGGTCTACGCAGTGGCACTCTCTCAGGACGGGAATTACCTGGCGGTTGGAACCAAGGACGGCACGGTTGCGCTCTATCGGGTTCCGGGAGTGATCCAGATACTGACCGACCCCAGTGACGCTAGGGTGTACCTGATGGAGAACGGTGCGTACACCGAGATAGGGGAAACTCCTATGGCATTCACAGTCCTCCCAGGAACCTACACGGTAAAGGTCACGAGGGAGTACTACCACACGAAGGTCGTCGAGGTGAGCGTTTCTTCCGGTGATGTCCTCAAAGAGTACATCTCCCTGACGCTGGCCAACGGTACGATAAACGTCTACTCCAACGTCGATGGTGCTCAGGTTGTCATAGATGGGATACCCGTGGGCAAGACGCCCCTTCTGAACTACACGATTCCCGCAGGGAACCACAACGTCACGGTGAGGGCCGACGGGTTCTGCGGGGAGTACCGGGAAGAGGTGTCAATAAACTCGCCCGCACCTGTGTCAGTGGCGGCCCGTCTGGAACCCTGTCCTGCGAAGCTCGAAATAAACGAACCCTCCGGGGCGGAGGTTTATGTGGACGGGACCTACTACGGAACCGCACCGACGTCTATCTCCATTCAGCCGGGAAGCTATGCAGTGGTGCTCAAAAAGGAGGGGAAGAAGGACTACACCACCACGGTCTCATTGCGTCCGGGTGAGACAAGGGAACTAACGCCGGACATGCAGATAGATCCGGTTTACTACGGCATCAGGGTGGCGGCAGGTATAGCCGTCCTGATAGTGTTGCTCATTCTAGTTATGACATACAGGAAGTACAACTTCAGAAAGAGCTACAAAGAGTTACTGGCCACGATAGACTCCGTGAGGAGGGAAAACATCCCCGAAGAAGCCAGTGAGATACTAAACGGATTGGAGGGAAAAAGAACAGCGATAGAAGAAGCCTACCGCAGGGGAGACAGAGGCAGTCTCTCAAGACTCAGGGAGGAGGTTGCTGCCGAGGTAGCACGTATCAAAGAACTGAAAGGCCAATACCGGAGTATGAAAGATAGGATCAGCAGGGACATTATGAGCCTGCTGAACCAGCCAGCAGCGGGAACGCCTTCAGAGGGGGGTGGGAGCAATGAGAAGTAA
- a CDS encoding PEGA domain-containing protein encodes MKKTALFFLVLFINCLLTGILVYGASIEIVTYPKNASVYIDGDYKGTTPLNVTISQIMITKRVINVTIKKEGYLPYTTSMFIPSTLYFIELNLTLAPLNGTIIINSDPIGAIVQINGEYKGKTPLSLTLPPGEYNITLSSEGYYPNSAVIGLPPNETKNLSVKLIQRMGLLIINSSPTNAFVIINGTQQECRTPCNITLKPGVYTINVTDGNAQNNTMITLKPDETVSVTLTLQEEPSTTLIPILGMLLIVGAGAGAYIYRSSRPNKKMEGKIKTRKTNSSIEMNAGKAFGISHIGARNNNEDNLLILKLFDAYLLAVADGLGGHNAGEVASQMAVDTLKEVFGQEYRKGMNDKEVKGLLGKAHELAHKRIKENAVGEREGMGTTLVTAFVRDGKAIIANTGDSRAYLIRNGRIIARTKDHSLVQEMLDKGEITPAEAMRHPMRNIITKALGVDFGVDFYEWEIEGGDILLLSSDGLHDYVDEEKIVEIVSRDGSTEEIIRWLIEEALPVTRDNVTVVVWK; translated from the coding sequence ATGAAAAAAACAGCATTATTCTTTTTGGTTCTCTTTATAAATTGCTTGCTTACCGGCATATTAGTATATGGAGCCAGTATTGAGATAGTTACTTATCCAAAAAATGCCAGTGTCTACATTGACGGAGATTATAAAGGAACGACCCCCCTGAACGTAACGATCAGTCAAATAATGATAACAAAACGCGTAATAAATGTTACTATAAAAAAAGAAGGATATCTCCCATATACCACTTCCATGTTTATCCCATCAACTTTATATTTTATAGAACTCAATTTGACTCTTGCTCCTCTCAATGGGACTATCATCATAAACTCAGATCCAATTGGAGCCATTGTTCAAATTAATGGAGAATATAAAGGGAAAACCCCCCTAAGTCTAACTCTCCCGCCTGGAGAATACAACATAACATTGTCCTCTGAAGGCTATTATCCTAACTCTGCTGTTATAGGACTTCCCCCCAATGAAACAAAAAATCTTTCTGTGAAACTCATTCAGAGAATGGGGCTCCTTATAATAAACTCGTCTCCAACTAACGCCTTTGTCATCATTAATGGAACTCAGCAAGAATGTAGAACCCCCTGTAACATAACACTTAAACCCGGAGTTTACACAATCAACGTCACCGATGGAAACGCTCAAAATAACACCATGATAACTCTGAAGCCAGACGAAACCGTGAGCGTTACTCTGACTCTCCAGGAGGAGCCTAGCACCACCCTCATTCCAATACTCGGGATGCTTTTGATTGTAGGAGCTGGAGCAGGAGCATACATTTATCGCTCCAGTCGTCCCAATAAAAAAATGGAAGGAAAAATCAAAACCAGAAAAACGAACTCATCTATCGAAATGAATGCTGGAAAAGCCTTTGGCATAAGTCACATCGGTGCGAGGAACAATAACGAGGACAACCTGCTCATCCTCAAGCTCTTCGATGCTTACCTTCTCGCGGTGGCAGATGGCCTCGGCGGCCACAACGCCGGTGAAGTCGCCTCCCAGATGGCAGTAGACACCCTCAAGGAAGTCTTTGGACAGGAATACCGGAAAGGAATGAATGATAAAGAGGTTAAGGGACTCCTAGGAAAAGCCCACGAGCTTGCTCACAAGAGGATAAAGGAGAACGCAGTCGGCGAGAGGGAGGGAATGGGAACCACTCTGGTCACCGCCTTCGTAAGGGACGGTAAGGCCATCATAGCCAACACCGGGGACAGCAGAGCGTATCTGATAAGGAACGGAAGAATCATCGCCAGGACGAAGGACCACTCACTTGTTCAGGAGATGCTCGATAAGGGTGAGATAACCCCCGCTGAGGCAATGAGACATCCGATGCGGAACATCATCACAAAAGCTCTGGGTGTAGACTTCGGCGTTGACTTCTACGAATGGGAGATTGAGGGAGGAGACATTCTCCTGCTCAGCTCCGACGGGCTTCATGACTACGTGGACGAAGAGAAAATAGTCGAAATTGTCTCGCGGGATGGGAGTACGGAGGAGATAATTAGATGGCTGATTGAAGAGGCCCTGCCCGTCACAAGGGACAACGTGACGGTGGTGGTGTGGAAATGA
- a CDS encoding DUF5711 family protein has product MKNRVSYFTEGHLRKLMTLLFVSVLVLTVNPDFVRGNTMNPTWTYVTDRAVREIGMPEDGSFVIVGTSTSEDGMLYKFNSNGNMEWNYHLPSRLDSMSISPDGNYIVAGTKGGLHILDEEGNLIRKVIPPSIAGSPENTFHAVTISPLGNYVATECNGVIILYDTNGSLLWAYSDIVGYVSSEGIGFSKDEKYLAVGFYDLGVYLFNIHGELLWKFTKLPQNIRVVTFVSDNYIAVGTSTSDYSSGSVYLFDINGNIIWKYTTDGGVSSISTSQDGNYIVASTGKSGVGMIYLFTKEGKLIWAYNTGNPVNRVLVSNNGSYIISVGGSGVYRFNRQGDVLSSYRTGSALFKIAASRDLNVAVFGGLYKLYFVNFSNESAPAVLKIETSPSGSEVYLNGKYLGTAPLNISLQPGTYTLKITKNGYSDYVSSITLASGETKIISATLNRNTGYLSVNSSPSGAKVYLDGRYIGTTPLESYMLPPGEYTLKIVADNHETYSRNVSIEEGKKVTIRANLTPLQPAILQSKTSAIQITTATHSTTNITSPIKETSTPVTPTATTPSYTMYVFGLLALFVVGALTIAKSKGKPVVPMTSSTSTKSPLNSTSIAKEETNSQRAPRPDSYTLQKIPHFPQELLNKYEPLELLGEGGFARVYKVKRRNDGKIVALKIPRMDEKTSKNFIKEVSAWLHLNHPNIVRLHDTDILPVPYLEMEFVEGVEVGGKLVRDLGVYPKPMDEKTARELIKGIARGLAHAHSKGIYHRDLKPQNVLLKADLTPKITDWGLSKLETSSSSISVIGYTPLYAAPEHLMPSKYGHTDHRTDIWQLGVTFYELLTGKLPFEGYTHEEIFGKIIDEEYRFTPPSRIDPKLAKYDEIFEKLLAKRKEKRYGSIAEFLADLRRLDEIEAKKENLEREILELKKTLVKSVEDLKKSRNVEETVKHKQLVVETLGKLAIAYAELNKKAELLNTLSDLKFYTIHNLSDLMNAIESVEMMVRENLPVGDEFIERLKVLVHRIRRENEAGGTGNRRV; this is encoded by the coding sequence ATGAAGAATAGAGTTTCGTACTTTACTGAGGGACATTTGAGAAAACTCATGACGCTTCTTTTTGTAAGTGTATTAGTTCTCACAGTTAACCCCGATTTCGTTCGGGGCAATACTATGAATCCTACATGGACATACGTTACGGATAGGGCAGTACGCGAAATAGGAATGCCTGAGGATGGAAGTTTCGTAATAGTTGGAACCTCCACTTCAGAAGACGGGATGCTGTATAAATTCAATTCCAATGGCAATATGGAATGGAACTATCATTTGCCCAGCAGACTAGATAGTATGTCGATATCTCCAGACGGAAACTACATAGTAGCTGGAACAAAAGGTGGACTGCACATATTGGATGAAGAGGGGAATCTAATCAGGAAAGTAATTCCACCAAGTATCGCGGGCTCTCCAGAAAACACATTCCATGCGGTAACCATTTCCCCTCTTGGCAACTATGTTGCTACAGAATGCAATGGGGTCATAATACTTTATGATACGAACGGCAGTCTTCTCTGGGCATATTCGGACATCGTAGGATATGTCTCATCGGAGGGTATTGGATTTTCAAAGGACGAAAAATACCTGGCGGTAGGATTTTATGACCTGGGGGTTTATCTATTCAACATACACGGTGAGTTACTGTGGAAATTCACAAAATTACCCCAAAACATCCGTGTTGTGACATTTGTATCGGACAATTATATCGCAGTAGGGACCTCCACGTCTGATTACTCCTCTGGTAGCGTCTATCTCTTTGATATAAATGGAAATATAATATGGAAATACACGACAGACGGTGGAGTCTCAAGTATCTCGACGAGCCAGGATGGTAACTACATTGTCGCCAGTACCGGAAAAAGCGGAGTAGGGATGATATACCTGTTCACAAAAGAGGGAAAGCTGATATGGGCCTATAATACAGGCAATCCTGTAAATAGGGTGTTGGTGAGCAACAACGGAAGTTATATTATCTCCGTAGGGGGCAGTGGTGTCTATAGGTTCAACCGGCAGGGTGATGTATTGTCCTCGTATCGTACTGGTAGCGCTCTTTTTAAGATTGCTGCTTCTAGGGATCTGAATGTCGCTGTGTTTGGAGGCCTTTACAAACTTTATTTCGTCAACTTCTCAAATGAATCTGCACCCGCAGTGTTGAAGATAGAGACCAGTCCATCAGGCTCTGAGGTGTACCTGAATGGAAAGTACTTGGGAACTGCCCCCCTAAATATCTCACTTCAGCCGGGGACATATACCCTAAAGATAACCAAAAATGGCTACTCCGATTACGTTTCTTCTATAACCCTCGCCAGCGGAGAAACGAAGATAATCTCCGCAACATTAAACAGAAATACAGGCTATCTTAGCGTGAACTCATCCCCTTCTGGAGCAAAGGTGTATCTTGATGGAAGATACATTGGTACGACCCCACTGGAAAGTTACATGCTGCCACCTGGGGAATACACACTCAAGATAGTTGCGGACAACCATGAGACGTACAGCAGAAATGTCAGTATCGAAGAAGGCAAAAAGGTAACTATTCGCGCAAATCTTACCCCCCTTCAACCGGCTATCCTGCAATCCAAAACGTCAGCAATCCAAATTACAACGGCTACTCATTCCACTACAAATATCACTTCCCCTATCAAGGAGACTTCAACGCCGGTAACTCCAACCGCAACTACCCCATCATACACCATGTACGTTTTTGGACTCCTGGCTTTATTTGTAGTTGGGGCTCTTACTATCGCAAAATCAAAGGGTAAACCAGTCGTCCCCATGACATCTTCTACTTCCACAAAGTCTCCGTTAAATAGTACCTCAATCGCTAAAGAGGAAACAAACTCCCAAAGAGCTCCAAGGCCAGATTCTTACACTTTACAAAAGATTCCTCACTTCCCACAGGAACTGCTCAACAAGTACGAGCCTCTGGAACTCCTTGGGGAGGGAGGTTTTGCAAGGGTTTACAAAGTCAAGCGCAGGAATGACGGTAAAATTGTCGCCCTCAAGATACCAAGGATGGATGAGAAAACGAGCAAGAACTTCATAAAGGAAGTCTCTGCCTGGCTTCACCTCAACCATCCCAATATAGTCCGGCTCCACGATACAGACATTCTCCCGGTCCCGTATCTTGAGATGGAGTTTGTTGAGGGTGTTGAGGTTGGGGGGAAACTTGTCAGAGACCTCGGAGTTTATCCAAAGCCGATGGACGAGAAAACTGCCCGGGAGCTCATTAAGGGGATAGCTAGGGGCCTAGCCCACGCGCATTCAAAGGGTATATACCATCGCGATCTGAAGCCTCAGAACGTTCTTCTCAAGGCAGACCTAACACCCAAAATAACCGACTGGGGACTATCAAAACTCGAAACGTCAAGTTCTAGCATAAGTGTCATTGGATATACCCCACTCTACGCCGCTCCAGAACACTTGATGCCGAGTAAATATGGACACACAGACCATAGAACAGATATCTGGCAGCTTGGAGTTACGTTCTATGAACTGCTAACTGGCAAACTGCCCTTCGAAGGATATACCCATGAGGAGATCTTTGGAAAAATAATAGATGAGGAGTACAGATTCACACCACCTTCAAGAATTGACCCGAAGCTTGCTAAGTACGATGAAATCTTCGAGAAGCTCTTGGCAAAGAGAAAAGAGAAACGTTACGGAAGTATTGCCGAATTCCTAGCTGATTTGAGGAGACTTGATGAGATAGAAGCAAAAAAGGAGAATCTCGAAAGAGAAATCCTGGAACTGAAAAAAACCCTAGTTAAGAGCGTTGAAGACCTCAAAAAGAGCAGGAACGTAGAGGAAACAGTAAAGCACAAACAACTCGTTGTTGAGACTCTCGGCAAGCTGGCTATCGCCTATGCAGAACTTAACAAAAAGGCTGAGCTTCTCAATACGCTTAGTGACCTCAAGTTCTACACGATCCATAACCTCTCGGACCTCATGAACGCCATTGAGAGCGTCGAGATGATGGTCCGGGAGAATCTCCCAGTTGGAGACGAGTTCATAGAGCGCCTCAAGGTTTTGGTTCACAGAATACGGAGGGAAAATGAAGCCGGAGGCACCGGTAATAGAAGGGTGTGA
- a CDS encoding protein kinase, with amino-acid sequence MKRVFVKVAIVLVLVFLLGRYPSLVVAGLGSPELSVSIEISPSSTLEWGDTATLTVTVREIGGKDWANDVIVTPVVPEGSKIVISPSVSQPKDIDRNGFATFTFIVRVPEYEEPGTKRITINVEYGDTGAGDIGEWRYNITKYVYLTVKKPPATLIIKTTPEGASVYINDVYKGITPLSITLEEGTYDLKLKKDGYETLQETITLYPGKTTTVTRELKPLPTSLPGTSTRIEADIPSSSSSGVETMKLIGGGIIIIIGALLTVKLKKKQAIHNKESAVKAKELFPAELLKKYTPLEFLGEGGFAKVFKVKRKSDGKIVAVKIPHIDEKTSKSFIREVSSWLHLDHPNIVRLYEVDILPIPHLEMEYIEGVQYNGKTIRSLEEYPKPADDELAVKLVKGVAQGVKHAHSKGILHRDIKPLNILLKHDMTPKLTDWGLSKIGITTSSKTAAGYSPLYAAPEQLLPSKYGHTDQRTDLYQLGAVLYELLTGEPPYSGYSRDELIGKITDPDYLPKKPSDYNSNLYIFDKFFKKALAKRKEDRFSNVDEFIKALENLEKVIKERKELKETIKELKKNLSKSQLELKQSKTPKEQVTKTLEIVDLYHKLALAYCNLNSQQELLDVLINLRYYVKSEELKRDLDRAIGYLKYYISEHLLISQEFTEKLNELFSHIKAEIRGETS; translated from the coding sequence ATGAAGAGAGTTTTTGTTAAAGTGGCTATTGTTTTAGTATTAGTATTTTTGTTAGGAAGATACCCCTCACTAGTGGTGGCAGGATTAGGCTCTCCAGAACTTAGCGTGTCTATTGAGATATCGCCCAGTAGCACATTAGAATGGGGAGATACTGCAACTTTAACTGTAACTGTGCGAGAAATTGGAGGCAAAGATTGGGCAAATGATGTTATAGTAACTCCCGTAGTTCCAGAGGGAAGTAAGATTGTTATATCACCATCAGTCTCACAACCAAAAGATATAGATAGGAACGGATTCGCAACTTTTACGTTTATAGTGAGGGTCCCTGAATATGAGGAACCTGGAACAAAGAGGATCACTATAAATGTTGAATATGGAGATACCGGAGCAGGTGACATAGGGGAATGGCGTTACAACATCACAAAATACGTTTATCTAACCGTTAAAAAGCCTCCAGCAACGCTAATAATAAAAACAACGCCGGAAGGAGCTTCAGTATATATTAATGATGTCTACAAAGGAATAACTCCCCTCAGCATTACTTTAGAAGAAGGCACTTATGATTTAAAGCTTAAAAAAGATGGTTATGAAACACTCCAAGAAACTATAACATTATATCCTGGTAAGACAACTACTGTAACACGAGAACTCAAACCACTTCCAACTTCTCTACCAGGAACCAGTACGAGAATAGAAGCAGATATCCCCAGTTCATCTTCCTCAGGGGTAGAGACTATGAAACTTATAGGGGGAGGTATAATCATAATTATTGGAGCATTATTAACAGTGAAACTGAAGAAAAAACAAGCAATACATAACAAAGAGTCAGCCGTTAAGGCAAAAGAACTCTTTCCCGCGGAACTCTTAAAGAAGTATACCCCTCTCGAATTCCTTGGTGAAGGCGGATTTGCAAAAGTATTCAAAGTCAAGCGCAAGAGTGATGGAAAGATAGTGGCTGTTAAAATCCCACACATAGACGAAAAGACAAGTAAATCGTTCATTAGGGAAGTTAGTTCATGGCTACACTTGGATCATCCAAACATAGTAAGGTTGTATGAAGTTGACATACTTCCAATCCCCCACCTAGAAATGGAATACATAGAAGGTGTGCAATACAATGGTAAGACTATACGTTCTCTTGAGGAATATCCAAAACCTGCCGATGATGAACTTGCAGTTAAACTTGTTAAGGGAGTCGCTCAGGGAGTTAAACACGCTCACTCCAAGGGTATTCTCCATCGTGATATAAAGCCTCTAAACATATTGCTAAAGCATGACATGACTCCAAAACTCACAGACTGGGGACTTTCAAAGATAGGTATCACCACATCATCTAAAACTGCCGCTGGATATTCCCCCCTCTATGCTGCTCCAGAACAATTATTGCCTAGTAAATATGGACACACCGACCAAAGAACCGATTTATATCAATTAGGAGCAGTTTTGTATGAACTGCTAACCGGTGAACCTCCCTATAGTGGATACTCAAGAGACGAGCTGATAGGGAAAATAACAGATCCAGATTATCTTCCAAAAAAACCAAGTGATTACAATAGTAACCTGTATATTTTTGACAAGTTTTTCAAAAAAGCCCTAGCTAAGAGGAAAGAGGACAGATTTTCAAATGTAGATGAGTTCATCAAAGCTCTCGAAAATCTCGAAAAGGTAATTAAGGAAAGAAAAGAGCTCAAAGAAACTATCAAAGAACTAAAGAAAAATCTCAGCAAGAGTCAGCTAGAACTAAAGCAGAGCAAGACACCAAAAGAACAAGTAACTAAGACCCTTGAGATCGTTGATTTATACCACAAATTAGCATTGGCATATTGCAACTTAAACTCTCAACAAGAACTGCTTGATGTGTTAATCAATTTGAGGTATTATGTAAAAAGCGAGGAGCTCAAGAGAGACTTAGATAGGGCCATAGGGTATCTAAAATATTACATCTCAGAGCACCTGCTGATTAGCCAAGAATTCACAGAGAAACTGAATGAATTATTTTCTCATATCAAAGCTGAGATCAGAGGTGAAACGTCATGA